Proteins encoded within one genomic window of Neorhizobium galegae bv. orientalis str. HAMBI 540:
- a CDS encoding NmrA family NAD(P)-binding protein — translation MSRILVTGATGRLGQLIVERLVAQNRPVRILTRRPETARNLFGTTVQIAAGEFADRYSLDAAIRGVGRLLLLSPISERLAADQIAVANAAEAAGVQRIVKISGSDWTIDPPGVSISGDAHAAVEQHLRRLPIDSIFLRPNAWMQVSLANTIKHVLVGNPVTAANLDAGVGYIDARDIADVAVHLLLADRIADAATLNLTGPDVKTPRQIASLIATALGRRVAAIEKRPAIGPSDTDFEHRAVAQFATLIAAGRAAVTTDIVASILGRPPRSVEAFVSDYLAAEAALVG, via the coding sequence ATGAGCCGGATCCTCGTCACCGGCGCGACCGGCAGGCTGGGCCAGCTTATCGTCGAACGGCTCGTTGCGCAGAACCGGCCGGTCCGGATCCTCACCCGCCGGCCGGAAACGGCACGCAACCTGTTCGGCACCACCGTCCAGATCGCCGCCGGCGAATTTGCCGACCGCTACTCGCTCGATGCCGCCATCCGGGGCGTCGGGCGGCTTCTCCTCCTGTCACCGATCAGTGAAAGGCTGGCAGCGGACCAGATTGCCGTCGCCAACGCCGCCGAGGCCGCGGGCGTGCAGCGCATCGTCAAGATTTCCGGTTCGGACTGGACGATCGATCCGCCCGGCGTCTCGATTTCCGGTGACGCCCACGCAGCCGTCGAGCAACACCTCCGCCGCCTGCCGATCGACTCGATATTCCTTCGTCCGAATGCCTGGATGCAGGTGTCGCTTGCCAACACAATCAAGCACGTCCTGGTCGGCAATCCCGTCACCGCTGCGAACCTTGATGCCGGCGTCGGGTACATCGATGCCCGTGACATAGCCGATGTCGCCGTCCATCTTCTTCTCGCCGACCGTATCGCCGACGCCGCCACGCTCAACCTGACCGGTCCTGACGTGAAGACGCCGCGGCAGATCGCAAGCCTCATCGCGACAGCGCTTGGGCGACGGGTCGCGGCGATCGAGAAGCGGCCTGCCATCGGCCCTTCGGATACCGATTTTGAACATCGGGCCGTTGCACAATTCGCCACCCTCATCGCCGCCGGCCGCGCGGCCGTTACGACGGATATCGTCGCCTCGATCCTGGGGCGGCCACCGCGGAGCGTCGAAGCCTTCGTGTCAGATTATCTCGCCGCCGAAGCGGCCCTGGTTGGATAG
- a CDS encoding FAD-dependent oxidoreductase: MSIPFVDIAIIGGGPGGLALAQGLKKNGIDTAVFERDPVRADYVQGFRMRIRQRGIDALQANLPPHLYETFLDTLGLAPTENLVLDEQFNRLDDTGRGSAEPEDTHIEKSVSRITLRQILLSGLDDIFQTGKRFERYALQPDGTVIAHFADGSAVRANLLVGADGTGSPVRRQLLPDLTSIDTGVRRLAGKITLKDAERHGISPLLTDFNTHIRPRGGHTLMITSHRVDPAAYARHGLIGTEDPSHRGIPGFHFNNTTSYAWWNTAYDTGELGPDEALEKLDGAALLEALLARVAHWDERILKLIRHTDPSTVAFLKVKSSTPGAIWQTGPVTLLGDAIHAMTYFRALGGNTALYDTGLLVPQIVAARRHGKPQAAAVHDYENAMREHGYEAVRSSLSAMLRNVGAGRPLSAVAAPQ; this comes from the coding sequence ATGAGTATTCCCTTCGTCGACATCGCCATTATCGGCGGCGGCCCTGGAGGCCTCGCGCTGGCCCAGGGCCTCAAGAAAAACGGCATCGACACCGCCGTCTTCGAGCGCGATCCGGTCCGCGCCGACTATGTGCAGGGTTTTCGCATGCGCATCCGCCAGCGTGGCATCGATGCGCTTCAGGCCAACCTGCCGCCGCATCTCTACGAAACCTTTCTCGATACGCTCGGCCTTGCGCCAACGGAAAATCTCGTACTCGACGAGCAGTTTAACCGGCTGGACGACACGGGCCGTGGCAGCGCAGAGCCGGAAGACACGCATATCGAAAAATCCGTAAGCCGCATCACGCTGCGACAGATCCTGCTTTCCGGCCTCGACGACATCTTTCAGACCGGCAAACGTTTTGAACGATACGCGCTTCAGCCGGATGGCACGGTGATCGCTCATTTTGCCGACGGCTCGGCAGTGCGCGCCAACCTGCTTGTCGGTGCTGACGGGACAGGATCGCCGGTGCGACGCCAGCTCCTGCCTGATCTCACCAGCATCGACACCGGCGTGCGCCGGTTGGCCGGCAAGATCACGCTCAAGGACGCCGAGCGCCATGGCATCTCGCCGTTGCTCACCGACTTCAACACCCATATCCGCCCGCGCGGCGGCCACACGCTGATGATCACCAGCCACCGGGTCGATCCGGCTGCCTACGCGCGTCATGGCCTGATTGGCACCGAGGACCCAAGCCATCGGGGTATTCCCGGGTTTCACTTCAATAACACCACCAGCTATGCCTGGTGGAACACGGCCTACGACACCGGCGAGCTCGGACCGGACGAAGCCTTGGAAAAGCTGGATGGCGCTGCATTGCTCGAGGCGCTTCTCGCGCGTGTCGCGCATTGGGACGAGCGCATCCTGAAGCTTATCCGGCATACCGATCCCTCGACGGTCGCATTCCTCAAGGTGAAAAGTTCGACGCCCGGCGCGATTTGGCAGACGGGACCGGTCACCCTGCTTGGCGACGCCATCCACGCCATGACCTATTTTCGCGCCCTGGGCGGCAATACCGCGCTCTACGATACCGGCCTTCTCGTGCCTCAGATCGTCGCCGCCCGCCGCCACGGCAAACCCCAGGCGGCTGCCGTCCACGATTATGAAAATGCCATGCGCGAACACGGCTACGAGGCCGTGCGCTCCTCTCTTTCGGCAATGTTGCGCAATGTCGGTGCCGGCCGGCCGCTTTCGGCCGTGGCCGCTCCCCAATAG
- a CDS encoding NAD(P)-dependent oxidoreductase: protein MSIVVFGASGNIGSNIRKEALSRGHRVTAVTRSADLDPAERLTVLKADIADAGDVAKIAAGHDAVISAYSPGLRHHSADDAAELISNAHEALFAGVKQAGVRRLIIVGGVGSLEASPGVDVVDSDFYPAEHKAHTLRNREILRSLRRGDHDLDWTYVSPPLSIKAGERAGKFRLGEDRLLRDEAGESRISEADFAIAILDELDRGQFVRRRFTAAY from the coding sequence ATGTCCATCGTCGTCTTCGGCGCCTCCGGAAACATCGGCAGCAATATCCGCAAGGAGGCGTTATCCCGCGGACATCGCGTCACAGCCGTTACCCGTTCGGCGGATCTCGATCCCGCCGAACGCCTGACAGTCCTTAAAGCCGACATCGCCGATGCCGGCGATGTCGCAAAGATCGCCGCCGGCCACGATGCAGTGATCAGCGCCTATAGTCCCGGCCTGCGCCACCACTCCGCCGATGACGCGGCCGAACTCATCAGCAACGCGCATGAGGCGTTGTTTGCGGGGGTCAAACAAGCAGGCGTCCGCCGCCTTATCATCGTCGGCGGCGTCGGCAGTCTGGAGGCGAGTCCGGGTGTCGATGTGGTCGACAGCGATTTCTACCCGGCCGAACACAAGGCTCATACGCTGCGCAATCGCGAGATTCTGAGGAGCCTCAGGCGCGGTGACCACGATCTCGACTGGACCTATGTCTCGCCGCCGCTTTCGATCAAGGCTGGCGAACGCGCCGGCAAATTCCGACTGGGCGAAGACCGTCTGCTGCGCGATGAAGCCGGCGAAAGCCGCATCTCGGAGGCCGACTTCGCTATCGCCATCCTCGACGAACTCGACAGGGGCCAGTTCGTCCGCCGGCGCTTCACTGCCGCCTACTGA
- a CDS encoding NtaA/DmoA family FMN-dependent monooxygenase (This protein belongs to a clade of FMN-dependent monooxygenases, within a broader family of flavin-dependent oxidoreductases, the luciferase-like monooxygenase (LMM) family, some of whose members use coenzyme F420 rather than FMN.): MANTQRKLNLNVGINTTGYLGNAWKYRTGNRHEITDPDYYRRLTELAHKGLFDAVFFSDHPALMTDPNGRPFHTIDPLILCTALAAQVPDIGFVATMSSTYNSPYNLARRTQSTDIISGGRLIINIVSSFNPNVAANFGSEPLPPRNQRYAKASEFLDVAKKLWASWDPSREGDVPDDRFWDATSAHTIDHQGSYFTVKGPLNVPRGPQGHPVIAQAGASEGGIDLAARHGEIIYCNILSRPAGQAFGKKVRDRAISFGRDPLGIRIVPGLVVILGETREEALRKHELFSGAGSEDGLIARFVKENGIDPDGFDADAVLDAERFIPDPNRLQAVGMGLGLVDLLTHEKLTAREAVRRSEGHHRLLLGTPEEVADGIIDLWADGTVDGYTLQPPRAPDDIEEFVDKVVPILQDRGVYRTRYEEKTVRERYGLPFPEAGADIGRSAAISWLR, encoded by the coding sequence ATGGCCAACACCCAGCGCAAGCTCAACCTCAATGTCGGCATCAACACGACCGGTTATCTCGGCAATGCCTGGAAATACCGGACGGGCAACCGGCACGAGATCACCGATCCCGACTATTACCGGCGCCTGACGGAGCTTGCTCACAAAGGCCTGTTCGACGCGGTGTTCTTCTCCGACCATCCGGCGCTGATGACCGATCCGAATGGCCGCCCCTTCCACACGATCGATCCGCTGATTCTCTGCACTGCGCTTGCCGCCCAGGTGCCGGATATCGGTTTCGTGGCGACCATGTCCTCGACCTACAATTCGCCCTATAATCTCGCACGCCGCACCCAGTCGACGGACATCATCTCGGGCGGCAGACTGATCATCAATATCGTCTCTTCCTTCAATCCGAACGTCGCCGCCAATTTTGGTTCGGAGCCGCTGCCGCCGCGCAACCAACGTTATGCCAAGGCCTCCGAATTCCTCGATGTCGCAAAGAAGCTCTGGGCCAGCTGGGACCCCTCCCGCGAAGGCGACGTGCCGGACGACCGTTTCTGGGATGCGACCAGCGCCCATACGATCGATCACCAGGGCAGCTATTTTACCGTCAAGGGCCCGCTCAACGTTCCGCGCGGGCCGCAAGGCCACCCGGTCATCGCCCAGGCAGGCGCGTCTGAAGGCGGCATCGACCTTGCCGCGCGCCATGGAGAGATCATCTACTGCAACATCCTCTCGCGTCCCGCCGGCCAAGCCTTCGGCAAGAAGGTCAGGGACCGCGCCATTTCATTTGGCCGAGATCCCTTGGGCATTCGCATCGTGCCCGGCCTCGTCGTCATTCTCGGCGAGACCCGCGAGGAAGCGCTACGCAAACACGAACTCTTCAGCGGCGCCGGCTCGGAAGACGGCCTGATCGCCCGCTTCGTCAAGGAGAACGGCATTGATCCTGACGGTTTCGATGCGGATGCGGTTCTGGATGCGGAGCGTTTCATCCCCGATCCAAACCGCCTGCAGGCGGTTGGCATGGGGCTTGGGCTTGTCGATCTGCTCACCCACGAGAAGCTGACGGCGAGAGAGGCCGTGCGACGTTCGGAAGGGCACCACCGCCTCCTGCTCGGCACGCCCGAGGAGGTGGCCGACGGGATCATCGATCTCTGGGCGGACGGAACCGTCGACGGCTATACGCTGCAGCCACCCCGCGCGCCGGACGATATCGAGGAATTTGTCGATAAGGTGGTACCGATCCTGCAGGATCGCGGCGTCTATCGTACCCGGTACGAGGAAAAAACCGTCCGCGAGCGGTACGGCCTGCCCTTTCCCGAAGCAGGCGCCGACATCGGCAGGAGCGCCGCCATTTCATGGCTGCGCTGA
- a CDS encoding glutathione S-transferase family protein — protein sequence MITENSAILAYIGLINPELRMFPTDVVEQMQCIAQMAWFSNTPHISQKAKFRPYQFADEEEVHDAIRTKAAARYWESMVEIDRLIADHHWIMGEQYTVADPYALVFYGWGTSNGLPMETLGHFTRHKNQMLERTAVRTVLEREMNPHFKTAISTNA from the coding sequence GTGATCACGGAAAACTCCGCGATATTGGCCTATATCGGCCTCATCAATCCCGAACTCCGCATGTTTCCGACAGATGTTGTCGAGCAGATGCAATGTATCGCGCAGATGGCGTGGTTTTCGAACACGCCCCATATATCTCAGAAAGCCAAATTCCGGCCCTATCAGTTCGCGGATGAGGAAGAGGTTCACGACGCTATTCGGACGAAGGCTGCGGCGAGATACTGGGAGAGCATGGTAGAAATCGACAGGTTGATTGCCGATCACCATTGGATCATGGGCGAACAATATACGGTCGCGGACCCCTATGCGCTCGTCTTTTATGGCTGGGGCACGAGCAACGGCTTGCCGATGGAGACGCTTGGGCATTTCACCCGGCACAAAAACCAGATGCTCGAAAGAACAGCCGTGCGAACCGTGCTGGAGCGCGAGATGAATCCTCATTTTAAAACCGCTATCTCGACCAATGCCTAA
- a CDS encoding molybdopterin cofactor-binding domain-containing protein has translation MAGLVHSLKDNPRLDRWLRFLGDRTVRIGTGKVELGQGVLTALAQIAAEELDLGIGQISMMSGNSVEGPGEGYTASSWSIEHSGAAIRLVAAEVRALALMHAALRLNASPDELTIVEGVFFRNGIPSGIDYWAIAGELDLSAEATGMVSPKPADAYRLVGTSVSRLDLPAKLTGSGFIQDMTLPGMLHARTLRQPGRGAALALLDEAAVRRKAAADINVIRIDNFLAFVGIDETAVRAAAVAAAEYSVWTNARALHPEQAKAEWVAAQPSIDRLIGDPLAGSIPDRVSATFSRPFLSHGSLAPSCAVAVYRDGMLTVWSHGQGMHPLRENIAKTVGLPLENVACHHVQGAGCYGHNGADDAALDAALVALALPGKPIRLMWRREEEFGYEPLSSAMIVTVHAALDAAGRPADWTTEIWSATHGQRPGVGGAYLLAAEAMKEPPPERKPFDIPLERGGGAVRNGIPLYDMAAKRISYHLIHDVPVRTSSLRGLGATLNVFAIEALIDELAARAGEDPVRYRLSTLSDPRARRTLERAAAMAGWSSRDAGGAGKGLGIGLARYKNASAYAAVVAAVEVDEAVRVTDIWCAVDAGLVINPDGVVNQVEGNIVQAISWTLIEEVGFGPQGISTVDWHSYPVIRFSDIPEIRVELIGADQHEALGVGECAGGPTAAAIGNAVAHALGMRIHDMPMTRERIMTAALRA, from the coding sequence ATGGCGGGGCTTGTCCACAGTCTGAAGGACAACCCGCGTCTGGACCGCTGGCTTCGCTTCCTCGGCGACCGCACGGTACGGATCGGCACCGGCAAGGTCGAGCTCGGGCAGGGGGTTCTGACCGCGCTTGCCCAGATCGCCGCGGAGGAACTGGATTTGGGCATCGGCCAGATCAGCATGATGTCCGGCAACAGCGTGGAGGGGCCGGGGGAAGGTTATACCGCCTCCAGCTGGTCGATCGAGCATTCTGGCGCTGCAATTCGCCTCGTCGCAGCGGAAGTCCGCGCGCTTGCCTTGATGCATGCTGCCCTGCGTCTGAACGCCTCGCCGGATGAACTCACCATCGTCGAAGGTGTCTTTTTCAGAAACGGTATTCCGAGCGGGATCGACTATTGGGCGATCGCGGGCGAGCTCGATCTTTCTGCCGAGGCGACAGGCATGGTTTCGCCGAAGCCTGCGGATGCTTACCGTCTCGTCGGCACTTCCGTTTCGCGGCTCGATCTTCCTGCAAAGCTGACCGGATCGGGCTTCATCCAGGACATGACGCTGCCCGGCATGCTGCATGCCCGCACCCTGCGCCAGCCTGGCCGCGGTGCTGCGCTGGCCCTGCTCGACGAGGCGGCCGTGCGGCGCAAGGCCGCCGCCGATATCAACGTCATCCGCATCGATAACTTCCTGGCGTTTGTGGGGATCGACGAGACCGCCGTTCGCGCTGCGGCCGTCGCTGCGGCGGAATATTCCGTCTGGACCAATGCTCGAGCGCTTCATCCCGAACAGGCCAAGGCCGAATGGGTGGCCGCACAGCCTTCTATTGACCGGCTGATCGGCGATCCTCTTGCTGGCTCCATACCCGATCGCGTGTCGGCCACCTTTTCCCGCCCCTTTCTGTCTCACGGCTCCTTAGCCCCGTCCTGCGCCGTCGCAGTTTACCGCGACGGCATGCTGACCGTCTGGTCGCACGGCCAGGGCATGCATCCGTTGCGGGAAAACATTGCAAAAACAGTGGGCCTGCCCCTCGAAAATGTCGCATGCCACCACGTGCAAGGCGCTGGTTGTTATGGCCATAACGGCGCCGATGATGCCGCGTTGGATGCCGCTCTTGTGGCATTGGCACTTCCAGGCAAACCGATCCGGCTGATGTGGCGGCGGGAAGAGGAATTTGGCTACGAACCGCTCTCCTCCGCAATGATCGTGACCGTTCACGCGGCACTCGACGCCGCCGGGCGCCCCGCCGATTGGACGACCGAGATATGGAGCGCCACCCACGGCCAGCGCCCCGGGGTTGGGGGCGCCTATCTGCTGGCCGCCGAGGCGATGAAGGAGCCACCGCCCGAACGCAAGCCCTTCGACATTCCGCTCGAGCGGGGAGGAGGTGCGGTGCGTAACGGAATTCCGCTCTACGACATGGCGGCCAAGCGGATCAGCTACCACCTGATCCACGACGTGCCGGTGCGCACCTCGTCGTTGCGCGGGCTCGGGGCGACTTTGAATGTCTTTGCCATCGAAGCTCTGATCGACGAACTTGCCGCCCGGGCCGGCGAGGATCCGGTGAGATACCGCCTTTCCACCCTTTCCGACCCGCGTGCCCGCAGAACCCTTGAAAGGGCCGCGGCGATGGCCGGCTGGTCATCACGTGACGCTGGCGGTGCCGGGAAGGGCTTGGGTATCGGTCTCGCCCGCTATAAGAACGCGTCGGCCTATGCCGCGGTCGTCGCAGCCGTCGAGGTCGACGAGGCGGTGCGCGTGACCGATATCTGGTGCGCCGTGGATGCGGGGCTGGTCATCAATCCCGACGGCGTCGTCAACCAGGTCGAAGGCAATATCGTTCAGGCCATCAGCTGGACCCTGATCGAAGAGGTGGGCTTCGGTCCGCAAGGGATCTCGACCGTCGATTGGCATAGCTATCCTGTCATTCGGTTTTCGGACATACCGGAAATTCGCGTTGAGCTTATCGGAGCGGACCAGCATGAGGCGCTTGGAGTAGGCGAATGCGCCGGTGGGCCGACCGCCGCGGCCATTGGCAATGCCGTCGCTCATGCGTTGGGCATGCGCATCCACGACATGCCGATGACACGGGAACGGATCATGACCGCCGCTTTGAGAGCTTAG
- a CDS encoding (2Fe-2S)-binding protein, whose product MSKPFTLTVNGREYDLDVPPTMPLLDVLRNHLGLKGSRYGCGLEQCGACMVLIDGSAEYSCSREVGTLGGRSITTVEGLGSAEALHPLQQAFLEEQAGQCGYCLSGILIAAKAFLDRNPDPTRAEVAAALDANLCRCGSHPRILRAVLKAAAALRHEVV is encoded by the coding sequence ATGAGCAAGCCTTTTACTCTGACCGTCAACGGTCGGGAATACGACCTGGATGTTCCTCCCACTATGCCTCTACTGGACGTGCTGCGTAATCATCTGGGGCTGAAGGGCAGCCGATATGGCTGCGGGCTTGAGCAATGCGGGGCGTGCATGGTGCTGATCGATGGTTCTGCAGAATATTCTTGCAGTCGCGAGGTCGGTACGCTTGGCGGTCGCAGCATCACCACCGTGGAAGGTTTGGGCTCGGCCGAAGCGCTGCATCCGCTTCAGCAGGCTTTTCTCGAAGAGCAGGCAGGACAGTGCGGATATTGCCTGTCGGGCATTCTCATTGCAGCGAAAGCCTTTCTGGATCGCAATCCGGACCCCACGCGCGCTGAAGTCGCTGCGGCGCTCGATGCAAACCTCTGTCGCTGCGGATCGCATCCCCGCATCCTGCGCGCTGTGCTCAAGGCAGCCGCCGCATTGCGCCATGAGGTGGTTTGA
- a CDS encoding Bug family tripartite tricarboxylate transporter substrate binding protein has protein sequence MNRREFIVLGGSAVALASGRIAIAANWPSKSVVVISAYPPGGTSDIIARLVADLLTTKFGQQFVIENLAGAAGALAGGKLARSAPDGYTILISGSAPIAANKVVQTNLAYDPQVDFTPITVVAESPALLTASAKAPAKSLQELIAYAKANPGKINIGNPGAGTKGHICAAIISLQTGIEINHIPYKGSPPLLADLLGGHIDFALDAPSNYLPHIKDGKIHGVAVTSAQRIGELPNVKTVAEQGLKDYNQTLWFGAVGPKGMSPEIVSAIHKAIKEWSDTPAAKAKLASLGLTAVVNTPDEMRGSIEREIESLKPLVKAGLVQPS, from the coding sequence ATGAACAGACGAGAATTCATCGTGCTCGGAGGATCAGCTGTCGCGCTGGCTTCAGGCAGAATAGCAATTGCCGCCAACTGGCCAAGCAAGTCGGTGGTGGTGATCTCGGCTTACCCTCCGGGCGGCACGAGCGACATTATCGCCCGCCTCGTGGCAGACCTGCTGACGACGAAATTCGGCCAGCAGTTCGTTATCGAAAACCTGGCCGGCGCGGCCGGTGCACTCGCAGGCGGAAAGCTCGCCCGCTCGGCGCCGGACGGCTACACGATCCTCATCAGCGGCAGTGCACCGATCGCGGCCAACAAGGTGGTGCAGACCAATCTCGCCTATGATCCTCAGGTCGACTTCACGCCCATCACCGTGGTTGCAGAAAGCCCGGCACTGCTGACCGCAAGCGCCAAGGCGCCGGCGAAATCGCTTCAGGAATTGATCGCCTACGCGAAAGCCAATCCCGGAAAGATAAATATCGGAAACCCGGGCGCCGGAACGAAAGGTCATATCTGTGCTGCCATCATCAGCCTGCAGACCGGCATTGAAATAAACCACATCCCCTACAAGGGCTCGCCGCCCCTGCTCGCCGATCTGCTCGGCGGGCATATCGATTTCGCTCTCGACGCGCCGTCCAATTACCTGCCGCATATCAAGGACGGGAAAATCCACGGCGTTGCCGTGACGTCAGCACAGCGCATCGGCGAATTGCCAAATGTAAAGACGGTCGCGGAACAGGGGCTCAAGGACTATAATCAAACCCTTTGGTTCGGCGCGGTCGGCCCGAAGGGAATGTCTCCCGAGATCGTCAGTGCCATCCATAAGGCCATCAAGGAGTGGAGCGACACGCCCGCCGCAAAAGCCAAGCTGGCGTCGCTTGGTCTAACGGCCGTGGTCAATACGCCAGACGAAATGCGCGGTTCGATCGAGCGCGAGATTGAATCCCTCAAACCCTTGGTCAAGGCGGGCCTCGTCCAGCCGAGCTGA
- a CDS encoding nuclear transport factor 2 family protein, with protein MQLDDDKRLRALLDREELFDLVRRERFARDQRRFDTMSACFHKDAYIRTSWYDARGGEAYVEATRKWMGATGNSKHWVFPAFAQVNGDRATVESPAMIFNRARPDDIEVDVHVFCRFFSRAVRETGTWKLMSFEVLFERDIMKPVNPSDVLPVDWSLLATMRPSYKFLTYIQHKRGVTVSPDLLGDDRPDELSAFHAGEERWLAGHE; from the coding sequence ATGCAGCTGGACGATGACAAGCGCCTTCGAGCTCTTCTTGATCGTGAAGAACTATTCGACCTTGTGCGCCGCGAGCGATTTGCCCGTGACCAACGTCGTTTCGACACCATGAGCGCATGTTTCCACAAGGACGCTTACATTCGCACAAGCTGGTATGATGCCCGCGGCGGAGAGGCCTATGTGGAGGCGACCCGCAAATGGATGGGCGCGACCGGCAACAGCAAGCACTGGGTGTTTCCAGCTTTCGCGCAGGTCAACGGTGATCGAGCAACCGTTGAAAGTCCGGCGATGATTTTCAACCGCGCTCGTCCCGACGACATCGAAGTCGACGTTCACGTCTTCTGCCGCTTTTTTTCTCGGGCGGTCCGGGAAACGGGGACGTGGAAGCTGATGAGTTTCGAGGTGCTTTTCGAGAGGGACATCATGAAACCGGTCAATCCGTCGGATGTGCTGCCTGTCGACTGGTCGCTTCTGGCGACGATGCGGCCGTCCTACAAGTTCCTCACCTATATCCAGCACAAGCGGGGTGTGACGGTCAGTCCTGACCTTTTGGGGGATGATCGGCCCGACGAGCTCAGCGCTTTCCACGCCGGCGAAGAACGCTGGCTTGCCGGCCATGAATGA
- a CDS encoding tripartite tricarboxylate transporter permease has product MDIFNGLLLGFSTATTPENFLYCFFGVFLGTAVGVLPGLGPIATISMLLPFTFGLPIDTALIMLAGIFYGSQYGGSTTAILMNIPGEASSVVTTLDGHEMAKQGKAGRALAAAAIGSFFAGTVGTLFIAISAPLLASFALTFGPAEYFSLIVLGLITSMVLTSGSLLTAFGMALFGVLLGMIGTDVNSGAARYTFDSANLLDGLDFVVVATGIFGLGDVLANLENERNRVASVATVSSLFPTADDWRRMSAPILRGTGIGVLVGVLPGAGVLLASFSAYALEKKISRHPEQFGKGAIEGVAAPEAANNAAAQTCFIPMLTLGLPGTATMALMIGALVVQGVQPGPEILTQQPALFWGLVVSMWLGNLMLLFLNLPLVGMWAKLISVPYHFLFPVICVFIAIGVYSINNNVFDVYMMALFGVLGYFFKKVGAEPAPLILAMILGPMAEEYLRRALLISHGDPTVFFTSPLSLGTLIVAFLLLLSIVSPRFRKVREEGLQEAD; this is encoded by the coding sequence ATGGATATATTCAACGGACTTCTGCTTGGATTTTCGACGGCGACCACGCCGGAGAACTTCCTTTACTGTTTTTTCGGCGTGTTTCTCGGCACGGCCGTCGGTGTATTGCCTGGCCTCGGTCCTATCGCCACCATTTCGATGCTGCTGCCTTTCACGTTCGGACTGCCGATCGACACGGCGCTGATCATGCTGGCGGGCATCTTTTATGGTTCCCAGTATGGCGGCTCGACCACGGCCATTCTGATGAACATTCCCGGCGAGGCTTCGTCCGTCGTCACGACGCTGGATGGCCATGAAATGGCCAAGCAGGGAAAGGCTGGACGGGCATTGGCGGCGGCAGCGATCGGCAGCTTCTTCGCCGGTACGGTCGGCACGCTCTTCATCGCGATATCGGCACCACTTCTGGCGAGTTTCGCCTTGACGTTCGGGCCTGCGGAATACTTCTCGCTGATCGTGCTCGGCCTTATCACGTCGATGGTGCTGACAAGTGGTTCCCTGCTCACGGCCTTCGGCATGGCGTTGTTCGGCGTTCTTCTCGGCATGATCGGAACCGACGTCAATTCCGGCGCCGCACGCTATACATTCGATTCCGCCAACCTCCTGGACGGGCTGGATTTCGTCGTCGTCGCCACCGGCATATTCGGTCTGGGCGATGTTCTTGCAAATCTGGAGAACGAGCGGAACCGGGTCGCCAGCGTGGCGACGGTCAGCAGCCTGTTTCCGACTGCCGACGATTGGCGCCGAATGTCCGCGCCGATCCTGCGCGGCACCGGCATCGGTGTATTGGTCGGCGTGTTGCCGGGTGCAGGGGTATTGCTCGCCTCGTTTTCAGCCTATGCGCTGGAGAAGAAGATTTCCCGGCATCCCGAGCAATTCGGCAAGGGAGCGATCGAAGGCGTCGCGGCACCCGAGGCCGCCAACAATGCCGCGGCGCAAACCTGTTTCATCCCGATGCTGACGCTCGGCCTTCCCGGAACCGCGACCATGGCGCTGATGATCGGTGCACTGGTGGTTCAGGGTGTCCAGCCGGGGCCTGAAATCCTGACGCAACAGCCAGCCCTGTTCTGGGGCCTTGTCGTCTCCATGTGGCTCGGTAACCTCATGCTGCTGTTTCTCAATCTTCCGCTTGTCGGCATGTGGGCGAAGCTGATCTCGGTGCCCTATCATTTCCTGTTCCCGGTGATTTGCGTCTTCATCGCGATCGGCGTCTACAGCATCAACAACAACGTTTTCGATGTTTACATGATGGCTCTGTTCGGCGTGCTCGGATACTTCTTCAAGAAAGTCGGGGCAGAACCTGCGCCTCTCATTCTCGCCATGATCCTCGGCCCGATGGCCGAAGAATATCTGCGACGGGCGCTCCTGATCTCCCATGGCGACCCGACGGTCTTTTTCACGAGCCCGCTCAGTCTCGGCACGCTGATCGTTGCCTTCCTGCTCCTCCTGTCGATTGTATCGCCGCGCTTCCGCAAGGTGCGCGAGGAGGGGCTGCAGGAGGCCGACTGA